CCATCGTGAAATTGTATTTCCAAAGGGAGCGCAGGGCGGAAAGCGTTTGTTCCTTATCCCATAACCTGCCCAACCCCACCTGGAAAGCCCAGCTCTGGCCATACACCTGGTCGATGTGGCAGGTGTTGTAAGAACCCAGTTTCTTGCGGCCCTGGACCGCGTCGGGCCGGTGAATGAAATATTCGCCGTTGAACAGGTGCTTCGACATATTCGCGCTACCTTTTTCTACGTAATCGCGGCAGCGGGCGGCAAATGCCGTATCCTCCACTTCTTCCGCCATGTATTGCGCGGCGCGGGCCGCGGCGATGCAAAGCCCCACGATCCAGGCGATTTCGCCTTCCCAAACCGCGTCCAGCGTGTTTTCCATCGGTGTATCCGTCATGCCGTCGCCATTCTTATCCTGCGCCAGCATGAAGTTCACCGCTTTTTTGATCTGCGTCCAGTTACGGCGGAGGAACGCGTCGCTGGCGCTCATCTGGTGCTCGCGATAAATGCGGAGAATAGTGCCCGCCTGCCCGTCGATAGCCGGCCGGTGCTCATATTCCGCGCGGAAGATAATCCCGCCGTCGTCCTGCATGGCATTGCCGAGGTCGGTGCGCTGGCGGGTATCGCTTTCGAGCGACGGGAAAATGCGCCCCATCGCCTGCGCGTACTGCCACACGTGCGTGCAGGTACCCTCGCAGGCGTTCACGCCTTCCCAACCCCAGAAGCGCCCGTTGGCGAAACGGTAGGTATTGGCGGTGGCAAGGGTGCCGATATTGAGCAGCGCCCGCTCCAGGAACCAGTGCGGCAGCGTGGAGTCGTAATAGGTTTTGTGCCAGCGAAGCGTTTGGCCCCAGAGCCTTGTAAACTGCTCCGCCAGGTAATCGGCCACAGAGGCGGCGTTTTTAAACCGGCTTGCATACAGGTATCCTTCTGCCGCGTCTTTCAGTTTGGAAGTTTTTTTCAGGGGATGATTGAAGTGCCAGGTGAGGATGAACTGCGCCTCCACGACAGCTCCCGGCGCCAGCTGCTTTTTCGGGCCGGCGATGGAAGCCACTAATTTTGCATCCGCTTCCGCCGTGGCGCTGTCGGCCTGCGTCGTAAAGAAATCCGCAGTCACAGGCCAGGGATGTGCATTGGCATTGGCCGTGGCGCCCTCACCAATGTAAGCGATGCAGGTGGTGCCGTCGTCGGGCCGGGAAAATTCTGCCGTTTTGTCCATCTTCGAACTAACGCGTGTATATCCATTCCCTTTGGCTACGTGGTTCCACTTCTCACCTTCACCTTTCTTCGCGGAAATCTTCCGCGCGCCGTTCTCCAGCCATCCCGCTACCGCCGCGCGCACCGGCTGCGCGGAAATATTTTTGATGCTGATATCGAACACCGTGGCGGGGAGGCCGCTGTTATCGGCATCCAGGGGAATGAAGATCCCTCCGCCCCGGAGCGTCGCTTCCAGTGGGAACTTCCTATGCCTGTATCGCACGGTGGCTACGGGGTATGTGGCTTCGAAGCTCACTTCTTCCCAATCTTCCTCGCGTAATTCTGCGATCATCGTTTTACCGCCAGTTTCCACCATTACGGCAAAACCCTGGTCCAGCACGCGGCGGTTGGCCGCGATGGCGGGTTCCACGTAACTGGCGCCGTCGCGGTTGCGGATTTGCCGGTCGGCCACACCATCGTTCCATAGCACTGTTTTGGGCTCGATGCCCTCGCGCTCGTCGTTATAAATGCTCCAGAGCCACAGGCGGCCGTCGCCGCCGAGGTACACCGTTCCGGCATGGAGCCCGCCTGCCGGCATGCCGATATAGCGCAGTTCGTTTTTCGATTTCGTGTAAGTGGTCGGTTTCGTGCGCTGGTACAACGAACGCACCCAGGCGGGATCGAGTTGTTTGTTGGCCGGGATGTTATGCACCGGGAGCAACACGCCGGAATAAGGCGGCTTCGGCGAAGCGAGCGCTTCCAGCCGGAGGCTGAACAATCCTGCCGCGGCGAGGCCCGCCTGGCGGATAAAACTTCTTCTTTCCATAGTCTCTTTTTTATCAGGCTACAACGGCAGCCAGTATTTGTAACCCTTGCCCCGCACCTGTTCCCAGCTTTGCGGCTGGTAGATGGTACCGCTTCGCACGGTTTCCAGCGTAAGGTCGGAGCTTTCGAAAGTCAGCACATCGGTATAATCCTCACCGATTACGTTTTTGTAATGCAACGTGAGCGTTTTCAGGCGAGGATCATAAAAATTCTCTTCACTCACCCCTTGCGTAGTGGCATAAGCGAAGGTATAAAAAGGAAAATCGTTATTACCGGAAAGGATCGGATCCAAGCGGTACACGCCGAAGTTACGGTCGACCAGGGTCAGCAGGTTGTACATGTATCCCGCGCTATGGAAACCGAACATCTCGAAGCTCCAGCCCGCCGTTCCCCAGATCATGTATTTGTCTTTCAGCTGCGGATCGTCGGTCACGCTGAGCGGCGTAATATACTTGTACTTCCGTACGCGCCCGTCGCTATTGTTTTCCCCGGGATTGCTCATGATCATCACGGAAGTATAGCGGCCGGCAGGGATTTTTGGAATGGGGAGGCCCGACCAGTTCACCGTTTTGCCTTCATTCACCCGCAACCCGGCCACCATGAAATTGGTGTACTGCCGGCTCAGCGGAACATTTTCGGCACGGAGGATTTTCAAGGGGAAGGCGTACTTCCCGTATTGCGCCATTTTACTCCTTTCAACCGGTACGGTAAAAATCAACCCCACGGAAGAACTGCCCTTCGGGACGTTCACCACGAACCCGTTTTCTTTTTCGTCGAACGGGATGCTGGAGGTATACTCCGTGGCGGCGGGGACAACCATTTCGGTATTCTTCAGGATATTGTAATCTTCCAGCGCTTCCTGATCAAACCCCACAACGATCTTCATGTCCTGCGCCGCGGGCAGCGAACCGCCGATGCCGACTTTGAACTTGATTTCGGCCATGAACGTTTTCTCGTCGATAATGGTATCGGAATCGTATTGTTCGTTGAGATACTTCAGCGTATCCATGAAAGTATGCACCTCGATATCGGTGATTTCCCTTTCCGCGGCGGAAGTGGATTCCGCGGAAATGATGTAAGCTTCCTGCTTGTAGAATTCCTTATTCTCGTAGTCGTTTTTCCCGCAGCCCTGCATGGCGGCGGCGAAGAGCGCGAAATATAAAATACGAATGCGTTTCATGTTTGTTGGATTAAAAGGTACTACCATCCGGGACTCTGCGTCATCGTGCCCCAATAATTGGCTACTTCTTCAAACGGAATGGGCAGGAAGTAGTTTTTGGGTCGGAAGATGTATCCGTCTATCACCGCGCGGTCGTAGAAACTACCGTCGGGCGCTGTAAAATTGCAACCGTATACAAGCCCGCCCATGCCCTGGCTGTTACCCCATTTATCGCGGGTCGTTTTGCCGGCGTCTTTCCACCGGCGCGAATCGAAATACCGCTTCCCTTCGAATGCGAATTCCACATGTTTTTCGCGTTTGATCCGCTCGCGGGTCACTTCCTGGCTGGCGGGCGTATATCCCGGAAGGCCGGCACGGAAACGGATGAGGTTGAGGTATTTCAACACATCGGGGTTCCCCGGTTCGATCTCGTTCAAGGCTTCGGCATAGCTGAGATAGATTTCCGCCAGGCGCAGCACATAATAAGGCTTGTCACTGCTCCCACGCGACCGCAGATCGTCTTCCGCCACCCATTTCACGATGGAATATCCGGTACGGATGGAAGGACGGTCCGACTGGATGAACCCGTCCATGGCATTCGCTTTATAATCCGCGTAATACAATGTGCCGTTGTTCTGCTCATATCCCCGCCCGATAAACCCAACGGTCGCGTAAAAACGCGCTTCCCGGTTGAGGACGCGGTTCGGCACCTTGGCGTTGGTGTTCGACAATTTGAATCCGGTGATGATGGGCGTATGCGCTTCCTTTCCGCTGCCACTGATGTAATATCCATCGCCGTTTTCGGCGATGCCGATGTCGTTATAGAGACTATTGTCCTCTTCCCCGATGGTGGCGCCGTTGTTCATGAAAAACGCGTCCACCATTTTCTGTGTGGCACACAGCACGCCTTTCACAGCGCCATCTTCCCCGTTGTTGTAATTCCGAGGGAAGCCCAGCAGCGACAGGTGGTCTGTCTGGTAACCCAGGTTCACCTGCCAGATACCTTCCTGGTTCCAATAGGTATCGCCGCCGGAAAAAAGCTCTTTGAAAGACCGGTAAGGATCGATGCCGGCGGGGCCGTTGGGCCAGGCCACGGTGTTGCCGGGAAAATTACCCAACGGAACCGTGGTATAACCCTGGTTGGCCGGAGCCGTATGCAGGTCGAACACCCCGAGGTCGATCACCGCTTTGGCCGCATTGGCAGCTTTGCGCCACTTTTCCGGATCGCTTGCGGTGGAAAAATAATTGCGGCCCTTCGCATCTTTGAACCCGCTATAATCCGGGTTTCCATTTACCAGCGGACTCGCGTCCCAAAGTAAAACCATCGCTTTCAGCGCCATGGCGGCTTCTTTGGAAGGACGGCCCACTTCCGACACCAGGATGCGGTCTTTCTCCGGCAATTCCGTGGCGCATTTATCCAGTTCCGCGATCAGGAAGTTGACACATTCTTCCTCGGTGTTCCGGTTAGTCGGCATGGCCGATTCATCCGAATAATCCACCGTTTTCTCCACAATCGGGAAAGGTCCGTACAACTGCAACAGGTTGTAATAATAGAAAGCACGGAGGAAGCGCGCATCAGCGGCATATCCTTCCACTTCTCCCGGCACCAGCAGCTTGTCGTTCGCTTTGTGGTGATTTTCCAGGAAGAGGTTGCAGGTGCGGATCGCCCGGTAAGCATTCGCCCAGAAATTGAACAATACGTTATCCGCATTGAATTTCCCCTGCGCGAACACGAGGCTGGTATATACATCGCGCCCTGCATGGCCTTCGTCGTAATTGGTATTGAAAGGCCAGGTGTACGCCATGTCCGTATAGTTCGGGATGTGGCCGTAGCAGGCAGCCCAGGCCTTTCGGATGTCGATACGCTGCGTCCAGATATCGTTGAGATTGTTCACCTCGTGAAGGTATTCGTCGGCCTCGAGGTAATTACAACTTACGGATTGCATGGCGAGCAATACGATGGTTGATATTTTAAGTATGCTATTTTTCATACACATTTTTTAAAGGTCAAATCCAATTTCCAGTCCCAGCGAAATGGTACGTTTCAGGGGATACGCGAACGATGATTCCTGTTCCGGGTTCCAGTCTTTGAAACGGGAAAAGGTGACCACATTATCGCACCGGCCGTAGTAGTAAATGCTTTTGAAAGGCGATTTGCTGGTGCGGGGCGTCCAGTTGTACCCCAGTTCCGCATCGGCGATACGCACATAGGTTGCTTCGCGCAGCCAGAAAGTGGACACCTGGGCATTGTTCTGGTTGTCAGTCCCGAAGCCTAACCGCGGATAGGTGGCGTGGAAGTTCTCGGTGGCCGTGGTGCCGGAATAGGAAGCGGGCGTCCAGTGATCCCGCACCGCGGCAGTGTACACGGCGCCGTTGTTGGTGCCGCCGGAATTGTAGGGATTAAATGGAATCCTTCCGCCGTTGATGGACCGGTACAAATTTGATTTCCCGATAGCGCGCGTGGCAAACGTCCATTTACCATATCGCAGGTCCACGGCCAGAGAATAACTCCATTTGGGATACCTATTCCCCGCCCAGATCCGGTCGTTGGGGGTGATCAGTCCGTCACCGTCGATATCTTTATATTTGATATCGCCCGGCATTAACTTATTCCAGGTTTGCACCGGGCTGTTGTCGATATCTTTCTGGTCCCTGAAAAGCCCCAGCGCGATGTAGTTCAGCTGCCGTCCATAATCCAGCCCGATACCGCTCTGGTACGCCACTTTGGGGTCGAGCTGTCCGTTTTCCAGGATCGTGTTTTTGTTATAGGAAACAATGCCCTTGATATAATTGATCTTAAACTTCCCGAACGATTTGGCGTAGGTCAGGTCGAAATCGATCCCTTCCGACCGGGATCTGCCCAGGTTGGCGCGCGGCGTGGAAGGGAGGCCGAGCGTAGCGGGCAGGCGGTTCAGGTAAATCAGCTGATCATCGTTGGTGTAACGGTAAGCGTCAATGATCAGTTTGAGCGCGCGGAACAAACCGATCTCCGCCCCCAGGTTCAATTTCTTGTTACGCTCCCAGGTCAGGCCCAGCTGCTCCAGCCGCGATTCGCCCACGCCGGGGATGAGGATGCCGCTCCCCGCCGCGCGGCCGAAACCGAATGTATATCCCGGCACCGGGCCCGACGTAGCCATATACCCGAACCGTTCCGCATTACCGAACGATCCCACCATGCCGTAAGACACCCGGAATTTCAGGAAGTCGATCTTGTCTTCCATCCCGCCCCACCACTTTTCCGAAGAAGGCACCCATCCGAAACCGACGGATGGGAACGACGACCAACGTTTATCCGGCGTAAACATCTGCGAGCCCGACGCCCCGAAGTTGACATCCGTGAAGTAGCGATCGTCCCATCCCAGCGTTACCCTGCCGGCGACGGATTGTTCCCGGGTGGGCAGCGCGTTGATCAGGAGCGTGGCGCCCGAGCCCGTGGGAGCATCCGTCAGGAACTCGCGCTGCTTGTAGAGCATCAGCCCCGCTACGGACAGCTTCTGGAAAAAAATACGGCCATAGTTCAGGCTTCCCTGCACTTCGATCGTGCGGTTGCCGGTGGGCGCCACATAAGTGAACTGCATCTTGTCGTCCACGTCCGGCGTTTTGTTAATGCTCACCAGGTTGCCGTATTCGTCGCGGCCCGTGCCCATGTGGCTGTTAGCGAAATCCGGTGCATGGCGCTGATAGTTTTTTGCATACCGGTGCTCATAGAAGTTCCCTTTCGTGAACGAAGCGATACCGTTCAGGTACAACCCTTTGGTGACAAAATCCAGCTTCTGCGTGAGATTGATATTGGTAGACATGAAATTCTCATACCGCTTTAAAAAACCTGTTTTGTTCAGCAGCGACCACGGATTGAGAATGCCTGCAGGCTCTTCAGGCGCCGTACCGTTGGAATATTCCGCCGGGAACAGCGTGGGATTGATCATGTTCATGATATCCAGCAGATTCCCAACCCCTTGCCCTGGTTCAGTGGTGGTATTGTACCGCCCGTCGAAGCCCAGGCCCAGCGAGGTGGTTGGCGAAAGGTCGGCCTTGAGGTTCGACCGGAAGTTGAACTGGTTGTAGTTGGCGTTGTTATCGTTTTTCGCATTGAACATGCCTTTTTCGTTATAAAAACCGCCGGACATATAATACGTTACCGCGTTGCCACCGCCGCTGATATTGAAGTTGGCGCGGTTGGAGCGGTTATTCT
Above is a genomic segment from Chitinophaga pollutisoli containing:
- a CDS encoding GH116 family glycosyl hydrolase, whose amino-acid sequence is MERRSFIRQAGLAAAGLFSLRLEALASPKPPYSGVLLPVHNIPANKQLDPAWVRSLYQRTKPTTYTKSKNELRYIGMPAGGLHAGTVYLGGDGRLWLWSIYNDEREGIEPKTVLWNDGVADRQIRNRDGASYVEPAIAANRRVLDQGFAVMVETGGKTMIAELREEDWEEVSFEATYPVATVRYRHRKFPLEATLRGGGIFIPLDADNSGLPATVFDISIKNISAQPVRAAVAGWLENGARKISAKKGEGEKWNHVAKGNGYTRVSSKMDKTAEFSRPDDGTTCIAYIGEGATANANAHPWPVTADFFTTQADSATAEADAKLVASIAGPKKQLAPGAVVEAQFILTWHFNHPLKKTSKLKDAAEGYLYASRFKNAASVADYLAEQFTRLWGQTLRWHKTYYDSTLPHWFLERALLNIGTLATANTYRFANGRFWGWEGVNACEGTCTHVWQYAQAMGRIFPSLESDTRQRTDLGNAMQDDGGIIFRAEYEHRPAIDGQAGTILRIYREHQMSASDAFLRRNWTQIKKAVNFMLAQDKNGDGMTDTPMENTLDAVWEGEIAWIVGLCIAAARAAQYMAEEVEDTAFAARCRDYVEKGSANMSKHLFNGEYFIHRPDAVQGRKKLGSYNTCHIDQVYGQSWAFQVGLGRLWDKEQTLSALRSLWKYNFTMDVGPYIKTHIGGRPYALEGEGGMIMNTNPHNEEKPFGENVTWQLGYFHECMSGFEHQVASHMMAEGMTDEALVLTRAIHDRYHAAKRNPYNEIECSDHYARAMASYGTFITACGFEYHGPKGDLRFAPAFGKQQFRAPFTAAEGWGTFSQQSGKGGWRCSVSLGYGALQLRTLRLKAAASAVTATVGGRKIPASLDRNGEEVTIRFPQTLQLKEGETLKIQLA
- a CDS encoding TonB-dependent receptor, coding for MTFKQCCKVLLCMVVILLSGLPPDAYAQQVSVPAGKKTVREVLEYVEQTSAYRFLYTEDPAFDKVAGGFNGKGEIGAVLNAVLKPTDITFKLNANKLVTLQTPRSAKLAAAQDSTGANVTISGTITNLQNQPIGSVSIYLKANPLVGTVSDKNGYFILSNIPRLSTLVVSSVGYKTQEIDVKTIPANSLRKYPVLMELESVTQNEVVVTGTGTQKKVSVVGAITTVNPQELKGPTRSLTTQLAGRVAGVTFVQQSGQPGQDGASFIIRGINSVTGNAAPLVLIDGLRRNIDDVDPNDVATFAILKDASATAVYGLEGANGIIVITTKTGKVASRPTIRASLSSSLNNATYKPEWVDAPTYAKIRNEALEVRGKRPFYSDDDIMKFGDSDMDFFPNVDWYGQMVKQNNRSNRANFNISGGGNAVTYYMSGGFYNEKGMFNAKNDNNANYNQFNFRSNLKADLSPTTSLGLGFDGRYNTTTEPGQGVGNLLDIMNMINPTLFPAEYSNGTAPEEPAGILNPWSLLNKTGFLKRYENFMSTNINLTQKLDFVTKGLYLNGIASFTKGNFYEHRYAKNYQRHAPDFANSHMGTGRDEYGNLVSINKTPDVDDKMQFTYVAPTGNRTIEVQGSLNYGRIFFQKLSVAGLMLYKQREFLTDAPTGSGATLLINALPTREQSVAGRVTLGWDDRYFTDVNFGASGSQMFTPDKRWSSFPSVGFGWVPSSEKWWGGMEDKIDFLKFRVSYGMVGSFGNAERFGYMATSGPVPGYTFGFGRAAGSGILIPGVGESRLEQLGLTWERNKKLNLGAEIGLFRALKLIIDAYRYTNDDQLIYLNRLPATLGLPSTPRANLGRSRSEGIDFDLTYAKSFGKFKINYIKGIVSYNKNTILENGQLDPKVAYQSGIGLDYGRQLNYIALGLFRDQKDIDNSPVQTWNKLMPGDIKYKDIDGDGLITPNDRIWAGNRYPKWSYSLAVDLRYGKWTFATRAIGKSNLYRSINGGRIPFNPYNSGGTNNGAVYTAAVRDHWTPASYSGTTATENFHATYPRLGFGTDNQNNAQVSTFWLREATYVRIADAELGYNWTPRTSKSPFKSIYYYGRCDNVVTFSRFKDWNPEQESSFAYPLKRTISLGLEIGFDL
- a CDS encoding BT_3987 domain-containing protein translates to MKRIRILYFALFAAAMQGCGKNDYENKEFYKQEAYIISAESTSAAEREITDIEVHTFMDTLKYLNEQYDSDTIIDEKTFMAEIKFKVGIGGSLPAAQDMKIVVGFDQEALEDYNILKNTEMVVPAATEYTSSIPFDEKENGFVVNVPKGSSSVGLIFTVPVERSKMAQYGKYAFPLKILRAENVPLSRQYTNFMVAGLRVNEGKTVNWSGLPIPKIPAGRYTSVMIMSNPGENNSDGRVRKYKYITPLSVTDDPQLKDKYMIWGTAGWSFEMFGFHSAGYMYNLLTLVDRNFGVYRLDPILSGNNDFPFYTFAYATTQGVSEENFYDPRLKTLTLHYKNVIGEDYTDVLTFESSDLTLETVRSGTIYQPQSWEQVRGKGYKYWLPL
- a CDS encoding RagB/SusD family nutrient uptake outer membrane protein, yielding MKNSILKISTIVLLAMQSVSCNYLEADEYLHEVNNLNDIWTQRIDIRKAWAACYGHIPNYTDMAYTWPFNTNYDEGHAGRDVYTSLVFAQGKFNADNVLFNFWANAYRAIRTCNLFLENHHKANDKLLVPGEVEGYAADARFLRAFYYYNLLQLYGPFPIVEKTVDYSDESAMPTNRNTEEECVNFLIAELDKCATELPEKDRILVSEVGRPSKEAAMALKAMVLLWDASPLVNGNPDYSGFKDAKGRNYFSTASDPEKWRKAANAAKAVIDLGVFDLHTAPANQGYTTVPLGNFPGNTVAWPNGPAGIDPYRSFKELFSGGDTYWNQEGIWQVNLGYQTDHLSLLGFPRNYNNGEDGAVKGVLCATQKMVDAFFMNNGATIGEEDNSLYNDIGIAENGDGYYISGSGKEAHTPIITGFKLSNTNAKVPNRVLNREARFYATVGFIGRGYEQNNGTLYYADYKANAMDGFIQSDRPSIRTGYSIVKWVAEDDLRSRGSSDKPYYVLRLAEIYLSYAEALNEIEPGNPDVLKYLNLIRFRAGLPGYTPASQEVTRERIKREKHVEFAFEGKRYFDSRRWKDAGKTTRDKWGNSQGMGGLVYGCNFTAPDGSFYDRAVIDGYIFRPKNYFLPIPFEEVANYWGTMTQSPGW